In Rutidosis leptorrhynchoides isolate AG116_Rl617_1_P2 chromosome 2, CSIRO_AGI_Rlap_v1, whole genome shotgun sequence, one genomic interval encodes:
- the LOC139894274 gene encoding uncharacterized protein, translated as MVAKYNLAQTESNIEQKSNWMDQNTWMYEIGRASSEYIESLDEFITTAETDQLEKENTTISCPCKKCKNARWYTDSTDIKNHLLAHGFMRGYTCWSFHGKILADRNPSILDNDTDNEEDSYNSDNNVNFDDIFDDMNMEDNVVDRYHDRLQQLFVDAEIPLYTGCMNITKLFAVIKLVNLKLNNGWSNTSFTSMLEWLNKMLPEGNELSVSTYKAKKLMCPMGLEIQRIHACPNDCMLYRNKDKDLHQCKVCGTSRYKREKPTDIDSDVSKNGPPAKAQRQPRNDIDVYLQPLVDDMMELWSTEIHYKGKKACPVCEENTHSIWLTNWLLLNIPRKTKDGIKVRRDMEIMIIRPELQPKDIDGRSTKFLPPACYTMSKVEKTKLCQYDSYHNSWNSTQPYSTHNNKTMLIHSNVIDPDVLDEYQRDILLTLFELEMYFPPSFFDDMVHLVSHIVREIKACGPVFLRYMYPFEIYMGILKGYVRNLNRTEGSIVERYASEEVIEFCTNYMNGFQSFKIPQIQHEGRLSSQGTLRRKMGYSSVVDYHKAHFTVLQHSTSIDPRTLPNIDKTVEALGFALRHVIQYQEFYINGYTFYTKDQDKKSKMQNSGVTVIASSAEFTIVNREERSRITKESYNGVIQKIWELDYGSYKIPLFKYKWVDNVGGVQVDEDGFTTVNLSNDNIFDEDEYNQFDELPPFSVGVEPLNEVVVGNNTIYFREDHEEGDEVADT; from the exons ATGGTAGCAAAGTATAATCTTGCACAGACCGAATCTAATATAGAACAGAAATCAAATTGG ATGGATCAGAATACTTGGATGTATGAGATAGGTCGCGCTAGCTCCGAGTATATTGAAAGTCTGGATGAATTTATTACAACTGCCGAAACTGATCAACTAGAAAAAGAAAACACCACAATTAGTTGTCCTTGTAAGAAATGCAAAAATGCCCGGTGGTATACTGATTCAAccgatatcaaaaatcatctacttgcaCACGGATTTATGAGAGGGTACACATGTTGGTCTTTTCATGGTAAAATATTAGCTGACCGTAACCCGTCTATTTTGGATAACGATACTGATAACGAAGAAGATTCATACAATAGTGACAATAATGTTAATTTTGATGACATTTTTGACGATATGAATATGGAGGATAATGTTGTTGATAGGTATCATGACAGATTACAACAACTATTTGTTGACGCTGAAATACCTTTATATACCGGTTGTATGAATATTACAAAACTTTTCGCCGTTATAAAGCTGGTTAACTTAAAATTAAACAATGGTTGGAGCAACACAAGTTTCACTAGCATGTTAGAGTGGTTGAACAAAATGCTACCAGAAGGTAATGAGTTGTCGGTTTCAACATACAAAGCAAAGAAATTGATGTGCCCAATGGGATTGGAAATACAGAGAATACATGCTTGTCCAAATGATTGTATGCTATACAGGAATAAAGACAAAGACCTTCATCAATGTAAGGTATGTGGTACATCTAGGTATAAACGTGAAAAACCAACTGATATTGATAGTGATGTGTCGAAAAACGGACCTCCTGCAAAA GCCCAAAGGCAACCTAGAAACGACATTGATGTTTATTTGCAACCATTAGTTGATGACATGATGGAACTATGGAGTACCGAAATACAC TACAAAGGGAAAAAGGCATGTCCTGTTTGTGAGGAAAATACTCACTCGATATGGCTCACAAATT GGTTACTGTTGAACATTCCTAGAAAAACAAAAGATGGAATTAAAGTTAGAAGGGACATGGAAATAATGATTATCAGACCAGAGCTACAGCCTAAAGATATTGATGGAAGGTCCACCAAGTTTCTTCCACCGGCCTGTTATACTATGTCGAAGGTCGAGAAAACTAAATTGTGTCAAT ATGATTCCTATCACAATTCGTGGAATTCTACCCAACCGTATTCGACACACAATAACAAAACTATGCTTATTCATTCGAACGTGATTGATCCTGATGTGCTGGATGAATATCAAAGAGATATCTTACTTACTCTTTTCGAACTTGAGATGTACTTTCCACCTTCTTTCTTTGATGACATGGTTCACTTGGTATCTCATATTGTAAGAGAAATAAAGGCATGTGGTCCAGTTTTCTTACGGTACATGTATCCATTTGAAATATATATGGGTATCTTAAAAGGTTATGTAAGGAACCTTAATCGAACAGAAGGCAGTATCGTTGAAAGATATGCTTCCGAAGAGGTGATCGAATTCTGCACAAACTATATGAATGGGTTTCAAAGTTTCAAGATTCCACAAATTCAACATGAAGGTAGACTTTCAAGTCAAGGGACCCTTAGGCGCAAGATGGGCTATTCAAGTGTTGTCGATTATCACAAGGCACATTTTACTGTCTTACAACACTCTACATCTATTGATCC GAGGACACTTCCAAATATTGATAAAACGGTCGAAGCTTTGGGATTCGCACTTAGACATGTGATCCAATATCAAGAATTTTATATCAATGGGTATACCTTTTACACCAAAGATCAAGATAAGAAGAGTAAAATGCAAAATAGTGGTGTCACGGTGATAGCCTCGTCGGCGGAATTCACCATTGTCAATCGTGAAGAAAGATCAAGGATCACTAAAGAATCTTATAATGGTGTCATTCAAAAAATATGGGAGTTAGATTACGGTTCGTATAAAATACCCTTGTTCAAGTATAAGTGGGTTGATAATGTTGGCGGTGTTCAAGTTGATGAAGATGGTTTTACAACTGTTAATCTTTCCAATGAT AACATTTTTGATGAGGATGAGTACAACCAATTTGACGAGTTACCGCCATTTTCAGTCGGTGTTGAACCTTTGAATGAAGTTGTTGTTGGAAATAATACAATCTACTTTAGGGAAGACCATGAGGAAGGAGACGAGGTCGCAGACACATAA